Below is a window of Candidatus Acidiferrales bacterium DNA.
TTGGCCACTGCCAGCGCGATGCGAGAAAAAGGCAGGAGTCCGACTTCGGCCATCGCACCTCCTGCTTCGATAGCAAACAACAATGGACCAGCGCCGAATATCTCGAATTTTCATCGCCGTAGCGAGGATGTCAACAGAGCCAGCTTTCTTCTTGACTCTATGCGATTCGCGAATGGTACAGGTCAGACATCCAATCAGACTCCTAGCCTTGTACTCTTAGTGAATCAGACCGATAATATACGGTGGAAGGACGGAAGATTTTGCGCCGAACATTGGCAATATTGGCGGGGATGGCAGCGCTAGTTACGGTTTGTTTGCTGACGTTGGCCGGAATCCACGCGCGGGCTCGGAATCGAGCTGCCGGGTCCAATGCTCCAACATCAGAAAAAACCGTTTCCAAGCGAGCCGTGAACGCTGCTCAAGATGCTTCCGACGACAAGCCTGCGATTTTGTATTTCGCCAAAGATCCCGAGCCAGTACCGCCATTTCTTACTCAGGACCTTTCCGGCAAGCCCGTCTCGACAACCGCTCTAAGAGGCAAAGTTATCCTCCTCAATTTCTGGGCGACATGGTGCGGCCCCTGCCGCGAAGAAATACCGGAATTAATTGCCTTGCAGGCTCAATATCCTGACCAGCTGGCGGTCATCGGTGCCTCGGAAGACGACATTCCGCCTGCGCAAGTTGCAAAGTTTGCGCAGAAAATGAATATCAACTATCCGGTCATCATGGCTACTCGGCAACTCGACGAGGAATACGGGGGAATCGCAGCATTCCCAACTTCATTTTTGATCAACACGCAGGGCCGCGTGGTACAGAAAGACGTCGGTGTATATTCATTCGCATACTACAATATGCAGATCCGGGCTCTCCTCGGACTTCCCGTAAACGCGAGGATCGAGACCTTCGAGGATGTGGGGCAAATTTTCTTGAAAAATGCCGCGCATGCCTCCCAGTTGCCAGGTGTCAGTTTCTCAGGCTTAACGCAGGCGCAGAAAAAAATCGCGCTGCACAGATTGAACGCCGAGTCTTGTACATGCGGATGCAAATTTACGCTGGCTCAATGCCGGATTAATGACACGAGTTGTCCCGTAAGCAACAGTATCGCCAACCAAATTGTCCGTGAAGTTGCAAAAGGAAGCACATCAAAGAACGTTTTTTCTCCGAAGACGCAATCCGAAGACCGATAACAAAAGCTGCAAATACTCGAAACATCTCGCGTTCAAATGAAACGAGCGGCGTAGTCCTCGTTGTTTCTCGAACTGAAATGCATACGCCGCTCACCCTAGTAGAAATTCTATAGGTCCGACGACATCTCGGAGAGCCTAGTGCGTGTCAGCGTA
It encodes the following:
- a CDS encoding TlpA disulfide reductase family protein; this translates as MNAAQDASDDKPAILYFAKDPEPVPPFLTQDLSGKPVSTTALRGKVILLNFWATWCGPCREEIPELIALQAQYPDQLAVIGASEDDIPPAQVAKFAQKMNINYPVIMATRQLDEEYGGIAAFPTSFLINTQGRVVQKDVGVYSFAYYNMQIRALLGLPVNARIETFEDVGQIFLKNAAHASQLPGVSFSGLTQAQKKIALHRLNAESCTCGCKFTLAQCRINDTSCPVSNSIANQIVREVAKGSTSKNVFSPKTQSEDR